In candidate division KSB1 bacterium, a genomic segment contains:
- a CDS encoding acyl-CoA dehydratase activase, whose translation MVKAMPPLPSAYLGMDIGSSSAKMAVLVTDGFDDAPVQQMRQGGFFLFPQSTKPPLFLSPAMPTLGELARVGRELRRSLEAVLPLSAIRGIALTGCGAQLLAGEWGAATLNDFRALAEGVVAIFPEVHTILEMGGDSSRYLAVEGSPDGIGLSIIDYAQNGECAAGTGSFIDQQARRLLYRVEEIGALVSTAARAATIAGRCSVFAKSDMIHAQQRGFRPPEVLKGLCQAVARNFKGTIIHGRPLRPAVAFVGGVALNQGVAEALRAALELAPESFFVPPFAAHYAAIGCALVAWRQSQEQAPPHRPRVERESIALSSAPRLSRDQVRTMRHLEAKAPSAVTSTVDAYLGLDIGSVSTNLALLDGHGTVLMDIYTKTNARPIEVVAECLAQVKRSLGERITVRGLGTTGSGRELIGELLAADVIADEITAHAVGANFVADRFELPRPDTIFEIGGQDSKFISIRNGVVVDFAMNEACAAGTGSFLEEQAERLGISIVEQFAKLAFAAERPLRLGERCTVFMEKDIAAFLRRGVAKADIAAGLAYAVAYNYLHRVVRNRRVGEVIFFQGGTAYNDAVAAALAQVVGKPIIVPPFNGVLGAIGAALLARDRVQATGMPSRFRGLGFEPGALRVRHFTCKGCANYCQMQEYDFGGEKSYWGDKCTERYRKPRRTEQEPRLPDLFALRQKLLMEQTPECDGRGVTVGIPMAMYFHEQLPFWRTYLAFIGAHVVVSPATTRSVAELGEQLAVAEPCFPILVAHGHVAALFQAGVDMVFLPTVINVKATPDSPECYLCPWGQTLPLVVVNAPAFEDRESCILRPVVRFKDGPEAVKRALRQVARRLGASMRQSDAAVEAAYRAQASFVERYHRATMPLVETHLRNGGKAVLLLGRPYNLHDPALNLAVASKLRTLYGVDVIPMDALDLGGVPIGDIHQNMFWHYGQRILRAARFAAGHTGLQAIYITNFKCGPDSYIKHFVGKALGRPYLVLQFDGHGNDAGMLTRCEAFLDSAGLLRRWQRQCQAVGENR comes from the coding sequence ATGGTGAAAGCGATGCCACCCCTTCCTTCGGCTTACCTGGGCATGGATATTGGCTCCAGCAGCGCCAAAATGGCGGTGCTGGTGACCGATGGGTTTGACGATGCCCCTGTGCAGCAGATGAGGCAAGGCGGGTTTTTTCTCTTCCCCCAGAGCACCAAGCCACCTCTTTTCCTTTCGCCCGCTATGCCCACGCTCGGTGAGTTGGCGCGGGTCGGCAGGGAATTACGGCGATCGCTGGAGGCCGTGCTCCCCCTGAGTGCGATACGCGGCATCGCCTTGACCGGCTGCGGAGCCCAGTTGCTCGCCGGCGAATGGGGCGCTGCCACACTCAACGATTTTCGCGCCCTCGCCGAGGGGGTGGTGGCCATCTTCCCGGAGGTGCACACCATCTTGGAGATGGGCGGCGATTCCTCACGTTACCTGGCTGTGGAGGGATCGCCTGATGGGATTGGGCTGTCCATAATCGATTATGCACAAAACGGAGAGTGCGCCGCAGGGACCGGCTCGTTCATCGATCAACAGGCCCGTCGCCTCCTTTATCGGGTCGAGGAGATCGGCGCGCTCGTGAGCACGGCCGCGCGCGCCGCTACCATTGCCGGGCGCTGCTCGGTGTTTGCCAAATCGGACATGATCCACGCCCAGCAGCGCGGCTTCCGGCCACCTGAGGTGCTTAAGGGTCTTTGCCAAGCGGTGGCAAGAAACTTCAAAGGCACCATCATTCACGGCCGCCCCTTGCGTCCTGCGGTCGCGTTCGTGGGCGGCGTGGCTCTCAACCAGGGGGTGGCAGAGGCTTTGCGCGCGGCGTTGGAGCTAGCCCCGGAGAGTTTCTTCGTACCGCCCTTCGCTGCACACTATGCCGCGATCGGTTGTGCCCTTGTGGCCTGGCGGCAGAGCCAAGAACAGGCCCCCCCGCACAGGCCTCGCGTGGAGAGGGAATCAATTGCCCTGTCGTCTGCCCCGCGCTTGTCACGCGACCAGGTGCGAACCATGCGCCACCTTGAGGCCAAGGCACCATCAGCCGTTACCTCAACGGTCGATGCGTACCTAGGGCTGGACATCGGGTCGGTGAGCACCAACTTGGCGCTGCTCGACGGTCACGGGACGGTGCTGATGGACATCTACACCAAGACCAATGCCCGCCCCATTGAGGTGGTGGCTGAGTGTTTGGCTCAAGTAAAGCGTTCGCTGGGGGAGCGAATCACTGTTCGTGGGCTCGGCACCACCGGTTCCGGGCGTGAGCTCATTGGGGAGCTCCTGGCCGCCGACGTCATCGCCGATGAAATCACGGCCCACGCGGTCGGAGCTAATTTTGTGGCAGACCGCTTCGAGTTGCCCCGGCCGGACACTATCTTTGAGATAGGAGGCCAGGACTCCAAGTTTATCTCCATCCGCAACGGGGTCGTGGTGGACTTTGCCATGAATGAGGCATGTGCCGCCGGCACTGGTTCGTTTTTGGAAGAGCAGGCCGAACGACTCGGCATCAGCATTGTGGAGCAGTTCGCGAAGCTGGCCTTTGCCGCCGAACGCCCGCTCCGCCTCGGCGAGCGCTGCACAGTATTCATGGAGAAGGACATAGCGGCCTTCCTCCGCCGTGGAGTGGCCAAGGCCGACATTGCCGCGGGTCTGGCCTATGCGGTGGCCTACAACTATCTGCACCGGGTGGTGAGAAACCGCCGCGTCGGCGAGGTGATCTTTTTCCAAGGGGGAACGGCCTACAACGATGCGGTGGCAGCCGCACTGGCGCAGGTGGTGGGCAAACCCATCATTGTGCCGCCTTTCAACGGTGTGCTCGGGGCCATAGGCGCTGCCCTTCTTGCCAGGGACAGAGTGCAGGCCACCGGGATGCCCAGTCGATTCCGAGGTTTGGGTTTCGAGCCGGGCGCCCTGCGGGTGCGCCACTTCACGTGCAAGGGCTGCGCCAACTATTGCCAGATGCAGGAGTACGACTTTGGGGGCGAGAAGAGCTACTGGGGGGACAAGTGCACGGAGCGCTACCGAAAGCCCCGCCGCACTGAACAAGAGCCGAGGCTGCCCGACCTCTTCGCGCTCCGGCAGAAGCTTCTCATGGAGCAAACCCCAGAGTGCGATGGGCGTGGGGTGACCGTGGGCATACCCATGGCGATGTACTTCCACGAGCAACTCCCCTTTTGGCGGACCTACCTTGCCTTTATCGGGGCGCACGTGGTTGTCTCGCCTGCCACCACCCGCTCCGTGGCAGAGCTCGGTGAGCAGCTCGCCGTAGCCGAGCCGTGCTTCCCTATCCTTGTGGCTCATGGGCACGTGGCTGCCCTGTTCCAAGCAGGGGTGGACATGGTCTTCTTGCCCACGGTCATCAATGTCAAGGCCACACCTGATTCGCCGGAGTGCTACCTATGCCCCTGGGGTCAGACGTTGCCGCTGGTGGTAGTCAACGCGCCGGCCTTTGAGGATAGGGAGAGTTGCATTTTGCGGCCGGTAGTTCGGTTCAAGGATGGGCCGGAGGCGGTGAAGCGCGCGCTTCGTCAGGTGGCACGTCGTCTGGGGGCCTCCATGCGCCAGAGCGATGCCGCGGTGGAGGCAGCCTACCGTGCCCAAGCCAGTTTTGTGGAGCGCTATCACCGGGCGACAATGCCACTTGTCGAAACGCACTTGCGCAATGGGGGTAAGGCGGTGCTCCTTCTCGGGCGTCCCTACAACCTGCACGACCCTGCCCTGAACCTGGCCGTAGCCAGCAAGCTCCGCACCCTCTACGGGGTTGACGTAATCCCCATGGATGCGCTGGACCTGGGGGGCGTCCCGATCGGCGACATTCACCAGAACATGTTCTGGCACTATGGGCAGCGGATTCTCCGGGCGGCGCGCTTTGCCGCCGGCCACACCGGGCTTCAGGCAATCTACATCACGAACTTCAAGTGCGGTCCGGATTCCTACATCAAGCACTTTGTGGGAAAAGCGTTGGGCAGGCCATACTTGGTGCTGCAGTTTGATGGGCATGGCAACGACGCCGGGATGCTCACCCGGTGCGAGGCGTTCCTGGATAGCGCTGGACTGTTGCGTCGGTGGCAGAGGCAATGTCAGGCGGTAGGGGAAAATCGCTAG
- a CDS encoding sulfide-dependent adenosine diphosphate thiazole synthase, with product MEINETVVSEAIIRTYEERLLAALQSTVAVVGGGPAGLMAALRLAAKGIKTTLFERRLSLGGGMWGGGIGRNVIVVQEAAQRILAEIGIKHRAYAPGYYVADSIESVCKLGAAAKDAGAEILNLFSVEDVLCVENEVRGLVITRTPIEQAGLHVDPIAVSSQFIVDATGHAAEVARIIERKVGPLRTASGSALGEKAMAAEAGEQFVVEKTGEVYPRVYVAGMAVGAVLGGPRMGPIFGGMLLSGERVAELIAARLACSASSKPAGTA from the coding sequence GTGGAGATCAACGAAACGGTAGTCAGCGAAGCCATCATTCGCACCTATGAAGAACGGCTCTTAGCGGCGTTGCAGAGTACGGTGGCCGTGGTAGGCGGTGGCCCTGCTGGGCTCATGGCTGCTTTGCGATTAGCTGCTAAGGGTATCAAGACCACGCTGTTCGAACGGCGGCTGAGTCTCGGTGGTGGCATGTGGGGAGGCGGGATCGGCCGCAATGTCATCGTCGTGCAGGAGGCTGCGCAACGCATCCTGGCCGAGATCGGCATCAAGCACAGGGCCTATGCCCCGGGCTACTACGTTGCCGACTCTATCGAGAGTGTGTGCAAACTTGGCGCAGCGGCCAAGGACGCAGGTGCGGAGATCCTTAACCTGTTCAGTGTGGAGGACGTGCTGTGCGTAGAGAACGAAGTGCGCGGGCTGGTCATCACCCGCACGCCCATTGAACAGGCTGGCCTGCACGTTGACCCCATCGCGGTGAGCTCTCAGTTCATTGTTGATGCCACTGGGCACGCAGCGGAAGTGGCTCGCATCATCGAGCGCAAGGTCGGACCGCTGCGCACGGCGAGCGGATCTGCGTTGGGCGAGAAGGCGATGGCGGCAGAGGCCGGCGAGCAGTTCGTTGTGGAAAAAACAGGCGAGGTCTACCCTCGCGTCTACGTGGCCGGAATGGCGGTGGGCGCGGTGCTCGGAGGACCGCGCATGGGGCCCATTTTCGGCGGAATGTTGCTTAGCGGGGAACGAGTTGCCGAACTGATTGCGGCGCGGCTTGCATGCTCGGCCTCAAGCAAACCGGCGGGTACAGCGTGA
- a CDS encoding Ppx/GppA family phosphatase, protein MIGAAIDIGTNSILLLVAEKGTGMQLRVLEEAERITRLGRGMERTGVLEASAIRETAEAVQELVEMAKRRGAERVLLAATSAARDALNGQELVWHVERTTGLTLRILSGIEEAEGTFLGVASDPTLAQQVLRVVDSGGGSTEIIRGRAARIVALTSITVGHVRLSERFLSSDPPSDAQVARLVEYVRTEVRKAEVTRKEPAEILVGVGGTVTTLAAVDLRLAGYDAQRIDGHVLSVERVQALRRKLQALPLAARARVAGLHPRRAPVIVAGAAVFEAIMAELGFAELRVTTRGLRHGLLLSEMSQGRRAE, encoded by the coding sequence ATGATTGGTGCGGCGATAGACATTGGGACCAACTCCATCCTCCTCCTTGTCGCCGAGAAGGGAACGGGGATGCAGTTGAGGGTTTTGGAGGAGGCGGAGCGGATCACCCGCCTTGGCCGCGGCATGGAACGGACAGGGGTGCTGGAGGCGAGCGCAATCCGGGAGACCGCAGAGGCGGTGCAGGAGTTGGTGGAGATGGCGAAGCGTAGGGGTGCGGAGCGAGTGCTCCTTGCTGCCACGAGTGCTGCACGCGACGCTCTCAACGGCCAGGAACTCGTTTGGCATGTCGAGCGCACTACGGGGCTCACCCTGCGCATCCTCTCTGGGATAGAAGAGGCGGAGGGAACCTTTCTTGGGGTAGCAAGTGACCCCACCTTGGCACAGCAGGTGCTCCGCGTGGTGGACTCTGGCGGGGGGAGCACAGAGATCATCCGAGGCAGGGCCGCGCGCATCGTCGCCCTCACCAGCATTACGGTCGGGCACGTCCGCCTCAGCGAACGCTTCTTGAGCTCTGATCCACCGAGCGACGCGCAGGTTGCACGACTTGTGGAATATGTGCGTACGGAAGTAAGAAAAGCCGAGGTGACTAGGAAAGAGCCGGCAGAGATCCTGGTAGGAGTCGGCGGTACGGTCACCACATTGGCGGCCGTGGACCTGAGACTGGCCGGGTATGATGCGCAGCGCATCGACGGGCATGTATTGAGCGTGGAGCGAGTGCAGGCGCTCCGGAGAAAGTTGCAGGCTCTGCCCCTGGCGGCGCGCGCTCGAGTGGCAGGGCTCCACCCCCGCCGAGCGCCGGTCATCGTCGCGGGGGCCGCAGTTTTCGAAGCGATTATGGCGGAACTGGGTTTTGCGGAGTTGCGGGTCACCACCCGCGGCCTGCGCCACGGTCTGCTGCTGTCAGAGATGAGCCAAGGTCGAAGGGCTGAGTAG
- a CDS encoding MBL fold metallo-hydrolase, producing the protein MKIAFLGAAGSVTGSKHLLSVNGRLILLDCGLVQGHRAEAERQNRNLPFDAEGIDCVVLSHAHIDHSGNLPTLVSRGFDGPIYCTPATRDLCSIMLPDSAHIQEKDAEYVNKRHRRKGLPLVRPLYALPEALAVLPRMVSISYGRRVELFPGIHLQFLDAGHILGSAITVLELREKGREVRLAFTGDLGRPNMPLLRDPEQVRDVDVLIIESTYGARLHERPEEIPDRLADVINRTYQRGGKIIVPAFSVERTQEVVYYLNQLWQEHRIPEIPVFVDSPLSTSATAIFRMHPECFDRETYEFMQQHEDPFGFERLHYVRDLEESKRLNTLREPCIIISASGMCETGRILHHLKNNIENPANTILIVGFMAENTLGRRIVERQEWVKIFGETYRLRAEVVIMNAFSAHADREELLAYVQNMDLSRLGRVYVVHGEASQAEPFRQALSALVDGEVRVPDQGDAVEL; encoded by the coding sequence GTGAAGATCGCCTTCTTGGGAGCAGCCGGTTCAGTCACTGGCTCCAAACATCTGTTGTCCGTCAACGGACGCCTCATCCTTCTTGACTGCGGCCTGGTACAGGGGCATCGCGCCGAGGCAGAAAGACAGAATCGCAATTTGCCCTTTGATGCGGAAGGAATCGACTGCGTGGTTCTTTCCCATGCCCACATTGACCATAGTGGGAATCTTCCCACCCTGGTTTCCCGAGGGTTTGACGGACCAATCTATTGCACGCCCGCCACTCGCGACCTGTGCAGCATCATGCTTCCGGACTCTGCTCACATTCAAGAGAAGGACGCGGAGTACGTCAACAAACGTCATCGGCGCAAGGGGCTGCCCCTGGTACGTCCCCTGTACGCGCTCCCCGAGGCTCTCGCGGTCTTGCCCCGGATGGTCTCGATCAGCTACGGCCGGCGGGTGGAACTCTTCCCGGGAATCCATTTGCAGTTTCTGGACGCCGGCCACATCCTTGGCTCGGCCATCACGGTGTTGGAGCTCAGGGAGAAGGGCCGGGAAGTGCGTCTCGCATTTACTGGCGACCTCGGGCGCCCCAACATGCCGCTCCTTCGGGACCCGGAGCAAGTTCGGGATGTCGACGTGCTCATCATTGAAAGCACTTATGGCGCGCGCTTGCACGAAAGGCCGGAGGAGATACCCGACCGGCTCGCCGACGTGATCAATCGCACCTACCAGCGCGGCGGCAAGATCATTGTCCCCGCTTTCTCGGTGGAAAGGACCCAGGAGGTGGTCTACTATCTCAACCAGCTCTGGCAAGAGCACCGAATTCCCGAAATCCCAGTCTTTGTGGATAGCCCCCTTTCGACCAGCGCCACGGCCATCTTTCGCATGCACCCAGAGTGCTTTGACCGTGAGACCTATGAGTTCATGCAACAGCACGAGGACCCATTCGGGTTCGAGCGGCTCCACTATGTGCGCGACCTTGAGGAGTCCAAGAGGCTGAACACCTTGCGCGAGCCGTGCATCATCATTTCTGCCTCAGGAATGTGCGAGACTGGGCGCATTCTCCATCATCTGAAAAACAATATCGAAAACCCGGCCAACACCATTCTCATCGTGGGCTTTATGGCGGAAAACACTTTGGGGCGACGCATCGTAGAACGGCAGGAGTGGGTCAAGATCTTTGGCGAGACCTATCGCCTGCGCGCCGAGGTGGTCATTATGAACGCCTTCAGTGCCCACGCGGACAGGGAGGAGCTGCTCGCCTATGTGCAAAACATGGACTTGAGTAGGCTTGGTCGAGTGTACGTGGTGCATGGGGAGGCTTCCCAGGCGGAGCCGTTTAGGCAAGCACTTAGTGCGCTGGTGGACGGGGAAGTGCGCGTCCCAGATCAGGGCGACGCGGTGGAATTGTGA
- a CDS encoding DUF4835 family protein yields MTLTQRLAITVALLVVIFLAGVMPASAQKVVPRVKTILQTLPLEKQEWMRDFHERVESYIRARDWHDKNYGGEIHVNMEFLLQDNSTSSEERYSVNLLVSNGEDLQYFDKRCRFKYTHGEQISVNDPEQLPLTNLIDFYVYLILGGEFDKRGTLEGTPFYEKARDIAQHARYGLGRFVEGWDLREKLVKDLLSDAHRPFREMVDYYFYGLSLVGEDDAQARKYCAEAVNLLVNLLSQQPKNDHAAKFVDAHRREMIAVLANSPEAAVLHRLAQVDSATAKAVTARPE; encoded by the coding sequence ATGACTTTGACACAAAGGCTCGCCATTACGGTGGCACTCCTGGTGGTCATCTTCCTGGCAGGGGTAATGCCGGCCTCTGCCCAGAAAGTTGTCCCACGCGTGAAGACCATTCTCCAAACCCTGCCTTTGGAAAAGCAGGAGTGGATGCGCGATTTTCACGAACGCGTGGAAAGTTACATCCGTGCTCGCGACTGGCACGATAAGAACTATGGTGGCGAAATCCACGTGAACATGGAGTTCCTCCTCCAGGACAATAGCACCAGTTCGGAAGAGCGCTACAGCGTGAACCTGTTGGTGTCCAACGGCGAAGACCTGCAGTACTTCGATAAACGCTGCCGGTTCAAGTACACCCACGGCGAACAGATCTCAGTGAATGACCCCGAACAGCTCCCCTTGACAAACTTGATCGATTTTTACGTCTACCTCATCCTTGGCGGCGAATTCGATAAGCGCGGTACCCTGGAAGGCACCCCCTTTTACGAAAAGGCGCGGGACATTGCCCAGCACGCCCGCTACGGCTTGGGCCGCTTCGTCGAAGGGTGGGACCTGCGCGAGAAGCTCGTGAAAGACCTGCTCAGTGACGCCCATCGCCCCTTTCGCGAGATGGTTGACTACTACTTCTACGGTCTATCGCTCGTGGGCGAAGATGATGCTCAGGCCAGGAAGTATTGCGCTGAGGCGGTGAATCTGTTGGTCAACCTGCTAAGCCAGCAGCCGAAGAACGACCACGCCGCCAAATTTGTCGATGCCCATCGCCGCGAAATGATCGCGGTGCTTGCTAATAGCCCGGAGGCGGCGGTATTGCATCGGTTGGCGCAGGTCGACTCGGCCACAGCTAAAGCCGTAACGGCCAGGCCCGAATAG
- a CDS encoding helix-hairpin-helix domain-containing protein, whose protein sequence is MFFLVAYLLRLAGIVGMRIGYKATTRWLLCFSLFLVATVTYGQFEPEQVLEQEEDVSESSEIAEVLANLRAHPLDVNRATVAELQQLPWLSPLLAAKIVAFRRAHGRIQVLDELLEIPEMDESLLETIADYLIVVPPVPSPWQAELRLRGSTRLERSRGFQTGAFPGSPIKTYARLRWGLGSAIQGGGLLEKDPGEQRFDDYANFFLQVSLPYAATRIVLGHYQLEFGQGLVMWSPYGHGKGSDPGATAVRKARGLRPYSSAAEYGGLRGLAVESSIGSLALTVFGSNLPLDATIDAQGQVTSFDQTGYHRTLTERAKRQAVTSDAVGGRLGYGVGRFKAGVTWYGERYSRPVNPPDSLRRRFAFRGTRHHVAGADLSFTLPSALLFAEAARSSGEGKALVCGLLLELPRVKLVAHYRDYDPDFFNPYALPFASSIGVTANERGFYLGGQWHPRGGTRLSFYFDSYKMPWRTYHVPVPAEGEDGLLQLEKRLLRGTLGLFRLRYARRTELTKTLDLWSREVDVVADQTRLYVRLQAQLDASEHVSLRGRLEKSHVLSAPRGLTPWPKKESAGILLSQDLTVKLRRRWQCQFRFLVFDTDDYDARIYAYEGDLPGVLTNRGFSGRGSHWYVLLRARVAGKSSLGVKLSSTHYDDRATVGSGLDVTEGPSARSLSVQLDVGG, encoded by the coding sequence ATGTTTTTTCTCGTAGCCTACCTTCTCCGCCTCGCCGGGATTGTTGGGATGCGAATTGGGTACAAAGCCACCACGCGATGGCTCCTCTGTTTTTCCCTGTTCCTTGTCGCGACGGTCACCTACGGACAATTCGAGCCAGAGCAAGTCTTGGAACAAGAGGAGGACGTCTCTGAGAGCTCTGAGATAGCCGAGGTTCTGGCCAATTTGCGCGCGCACCCTTTGGACGTCAACCGCGCCACGGTGGCGGAGCTGCAGCAGCTGCCGTGGCTCAGCCCGCTTCTCGCCGCCAAGATCGTCGCCTTTCGCCGAGCACACGGTCGCATTCAGGTGCTGGACGAACTCCTGGAAATCCCCGAAATGGACGAATCGCTGCTGGAGACCATCGCCGACTACCTGATCGTCGTTCCCCCTGTCCCCAGCCCTTGGCAGGCAGAATTACGTCTGCGTGGCTCCACCCGCCTGGAGCGCTCGCGAGGCTTCCAGACAGGGGCCTTTCCCGGATCCCCAATAAAGACCTATGCGCGGTTGAGGTGGGGTTTGGGCAGCGCCATTCAGGGAGGTGGATTGCTCGAAAAAGACCCAGGGGAGCAACGGTTCGACGACTATGCAAACTTTTTTCTACAGGTTTCGCTCCCCTATGCCGCCACGCGGATAGTCCTCGGCCACTACCAGCTGGAGTTTGGGCAAGGCCTGGTCATGTGGAGTCCGTATGGACACGGCAAGGGGAGTGACCCTGGGGCAACTGCTGTCCGCAAGGCCCGTGGTCTGCGTCCGTACAGTTCCGCTGCTGAGTATGGTGGACTGCGCGGCTTGGCCGTGGAAAGCAGCATCGGTTCCCTGGCACTGACAGTTTTCGGTTCAAATCTTCCGTTGGACGCCACCATCGACGCCCAAGGCCAGGTCACCTCCTTTGACCAGACCGGCTACCATCGCACGCTGACGGAAAGGGCTAAACGACAAGCAGTGACGTCGGATGCTGTAGGAGGCCGCCTGGGTTATGGTGTGGGCCGGTTCAAAGCTGGCGTGACTTGGTACGGGGAGCGTTACAGCCGCCCCGTCAATCCGCCTGATTCGCTCCGCCGGCGATTTGCTTTTCGCGGCACACGCCATCACGTGGCAGGTGCGGACCTGAGCTTTACCCTCCCCTCGGCGCTGCTTTTTGCCGAGGCTGCACGCTCCTCCGGTGAGGGAAAGGCTCTGGTGTGCGGTCTGCTGTTGGAACTGCCACGGGTCAAACTAGTTGCTCACTACCGCGACTACGACCCCGACTTTTTCAATCCCTATGCCCTACCCTTTGCCAGTTCTATAGGGGTGACGGCTAACGAGCGGGGCTTTTACCTGGGCGGCCAGTGGCACCCAAGGGGTGGAACACGCCTTTCGTTCTACTTCGACAGCTACAAGATGCCGTGGCGCACCTATCACGTGCCGGTACCCGCCGAAGGGGAGGATGGTCTCCTCCAGCTCGAAAAGCGTCTCCTGCGCGGAACACTCGGTTTGTTCCGCCTCCGGTATGCACGCCGCACAGAGCTCACGAAAACGCTGGACCTTTGGTCGAGAGAAGTGGACGTGGTGGCGGACCAGACTCGCCTCTATGTGCGCCTCCAGGCACAGCTCGACGCCTCCGAGCATGTGTCGCTCCGTGGACGACTTGAAAAGAGCCATGTGCTCAGCGCGCCGCGTGGACTCACCCCGTGGCCCAAGAAGGAATCGGCAGGCATCCTCCTTTCCCAGGACCTCACCGTGAAGCTGCGCCGGAGATGGCAGTGTCAGTTTCGATTTCTGGTCTTTGACACCGACGACTACGACGCCCGCATATACGCTTATGAGGGCGATTTGCCCGGTGTATTGACCAACAGGGGTTTCAGCGGCCGGGGCTCTCACTGGTACGTGTTGCTGCGGGCGAGAGTGGCAGGGAAATCGTCTCTGGGGGTCAAACTAAGTAGCACGCACTACGACGACCGGGCCACCGTGGGCTCTGGCCTGGACGTAACCGAAGGCCCCAGTGCGCGTTCGTTATCCGTACAATTGGACGTGGGCGGATAG
- a CDS encoding GGDEF domain-containing protein: MSDTTVHASEQVALLSAKVAELELELAALRAQLHDLQLRHAVTSCLSDDLELLPTLRSFRQAMAAFVPHAEFAVVLPHGDGGLCLPLADESLGNLNVSTLARTVRQLAQAIDAAQVVHLAPNAAEELLPAHPDEQHELLVAPLPEPGSAVQGLLIVARTPIIGFSPHDRELVAAAARELAIVLRKVTVFTRTRELSITDPLTGLYNRRHLEERLRQEVARALRYSHPLTLLLIDIDHFKVYNDVNGHLEGDQALRLVAALLRRHTRQADLVARFGGEEFVVLLPEIDSTGGRAVGEKLRLTVAQNPFPGEKVLPGGKLTISLGIATLPTDAEEPMRLLDLADRGLYLSKQRGRNRLSHFLDEA; this comes from the coding sequence ATGTCTGACACAACCGTCCACGCATCGGAGCAGGTTGCCCTCCTTTCGGCCAAGGTGGCCGAGTTGGAGCTGGAGCTCGCCGCTCTTAGGGCGCAGTTGCATGACCTTCAGCTTCGCCATGCAGTGACCTCCTGTCTGAGCGACGATCTGGAGCTGTTGCCTACCCTGCGGTCCTTCCGACAGGCGATGGCCGCGTTTGTCCCTCACGCGGAGTTTGCAGTAGTGCTTCCCCATGGTGATGGAGGGCTATGCCTGCCCCTAGCAGATGAATCCTTGGGAAACCTCAACGTGTCAACCCTTGCCAGGACGGTAAGGCAACTTGCCCAGGCCATCGACGCAGCTCAAGTCGTGCATCTCGCCCCGAATGCCGCCGAAGAGCTACTACCTGCGCACCCAGACGAACAGCACGAGCTTTTGGTGGCGCCGCTACCAGAGCCAGGAAGTGCAGTCCAGGGTTTGCTCATTGTGGCACGAACGCCTATCATCGGATTCTCGCCCCACGATCGGGAGTTGGTGGCGGCTGCAGCGAGAGAGTTGGCTATCGTGCTCCGCAAGGTGACCGTGTTCACCCGAACACGAGAACTCTCGATCACCGATCCATTGACTGGCCTCTACAACCGGCGCCATTTGGAGGAGCGCCTGCGGCAAGAGGTGGCCCGTGCCTTGCGCTACTCGCACCCGCTCACGCTCCTGCTCATCGATATTGACCACTTCAAGGTTTACAACGACGTTAATGGTCATCTCGAGGGGGATCAGGCCCTGCGTCTCGTGGCGGCTCTGCTCCGCAGGCACACGCGTCAAGCTGACCTGGTGGCACGATTTGGGGGCGAGGAATTTGTCGTACTTCTGCCGGAGATCGACAGCACCGGTGGCAGGGCCGTGGGAGAAAAGTTGCGCCTGACCGTGGCCCAAAACCCGTTTCCCGGCGAAAAGGTACTACCCGGAGGCAAGCTGACTATATCGCTTGGCATCGCGACGTTACCCACCGATGCCGAGGAACCAATGCGGCTTTTGGACTTGGCTGATCGCGGCCTCTATCTCTCCAAGCAGCGGGGGAGAAACCGCTTATCGCACTTTCTTGATGAGGCCTGA
- a CDS encoding N-acetylmuramoyl-L-alanine amidase, with amino-acid sequence MRVCVDAGHGGRDSGAVGTNPFTLEEKTVNLAIALLLEQELRARGHEVVMTRRRDWYVSLEARADFANRLDVDLFISVHANASFDPATEGMEVFHFPGATISNRYGRSILGSMLRRFPDHLDRGVKEANFAVLRLTDMPAVLVECEFITNPRQLRFLAAPDRQAALARAIADGVTGA; translated from the coding sequence ATGCGAGTCTGCGTCGATGCTGGACACGGCGGCCGGGACTCCGGAGCTGTGGGGACTAATCCGTTTACGCTCGAGGAGAAGACTGTCAACCTCGCTATCGCATTGCTCCTGGAACAGGAGTTGCGCGCCAGAGGGCATGAGGTGGTGATGACAAGGCGGCGTGACTGGTATGTCAGCCTCGAGGCCCGCGCCGATTTTGCCAACCGACTGGACGTTGACCTTTTCATAAGCGTCCACGCCAACGCCTCCTTCGATCCTGCCACTGAGGGGATGGAGGTATTTCACTTTCCAGGGGCAACAATTAGCAATCGCTATGGGCGCAGCATCCTCGGTTCCATGCTGCGCCGCTTTCCCGACCACCTGGACCGGGGCGTGAAGGAGGCTAACTTTGCGGTTCTCCGGCTTACGGACATGCCGGCGGTGCTGGTTGAGTGCGAATTCATCACTAATCCGCGACAGCTTCGATTTCTGGCTGCCCCGGACCGGCAGGCCGCGCTGGCAAGAGCAATCGCTGACGGGGTAACAGGGGCCTGA